One genomic window of Leptospira paudalimensis includes the following:
- the rlmB gene encoding 23S rRNA (guanosine(2251)-2'-O)-methyltransferase RlmB, which yields MEKSPVEILFGKRNFFEFLESLEQMAPERGIKTIREVIVKDGIGNEEKHRIKSYLPNSVKFTTVSSRELDRIAQDKNHQGYVIIRTKQKSFASLGFEQFKQNIHPNEGPILILDRIQDPGNLGNLLRTAECMGVKHVLMSDRDTSPITPVVEKVSAGAIHHIQIYRVANLKHGIEFLKKNEYWILATDEEGEEEIWENLPDVSQMAVIMGNEGEGVKRILLEDADYVARIPLYGAVTSLNVVVACGITLDRLHNVSQ from the coding sequence ATGGAAAAAAGCCCCGTAGAAATACTTTTTGGGAAACGGAATTTTTTTGAATTTTTAGAATCACTGGAACAAATGGCTCCCGAACGAGGCATAAAAACCATTCGTGAAGTCATTGTCAAAGATGGAATTGGAAATGAAGAAAAACATAGGATTAAGTCTTATTTACCAAATTCTGTAAAGTTCACAACAGTCTCTAGCAGGGAACTGGATCGAATTGCCCAAGATAAAAATCACCAAGGTTATGTGATCATCCGTACAAAACAAAAATCGTTTGCTTCACTTGGTTTTGAACAATTTAAACAAAACATTCACCCAAACGAAGGACCAATTTTGATTTTGGATCGAATCCAAGACCCCGGTAATTTAGGGAACTTACTACGTACGGCAGAATGTATGGGCGTAAAACATGTGTTAATGTCTGATAGAGATACTTCCCCTATTACTCCTGTAGTTGAAAAAGTATCTGCAGGTGCCATTCATCATATTCAAATTTATAGAGTGGCGAATTTAAAACACGGAATAGAATTCCTCAAAAAAAATGAATATTGGATTCTTGCCACTGATGAAGAAGGTGAAGAAGAGATTTGGGAAAATTTACCTGATGTTTCCCAAATGGCAGTGATCATGGGGAATGAAGGAGAGGGAGTTAAAAGAATTTTACTTGAAGATGCAGATTATGTAGCTAGGATTCCATTATATGGCGCAGTTACTTCGCTCAATGTGGTAGTTGCTTGTGGAATTACCTTGGATAGACTACACAATGTCTCGCAATAA
- the hisF gene encoding imidazole glycerol phosphate synthase subunit HisF yields MDELTKRVIPCLDIKGGRVVKGVQFVNLIDAGDPVSCAIAYEENKADELCFLDITASSDKRDILLHLVEEVANKLFIPFTVGGGIRTIDDVKAVLNKGADKVSINTSAFQNPKLLKDASEIYGSQCIVCAIDVKFHPERKRYEVYLNGGRAETGREALDWGREASEMGAGEILLTSMDKDGTKDGFDITLMKTFTNNLSIPIIASGGAGNPEHMAEVILRGGADAVLAASIFHFGEFSIQETKQTMKEMGIKVRL; encoded by the coding sequence ATGGATGAATTAACCAAAAGAGTGATTCCTTGTTTGGACATCAAGGGAGGAAGAGTGGTAAAAGGGGTCCAGTTCGTCAACTTGATCGATGCGGGAGATCCTGTTTCATGTGCGATTGCATATGAAGAAAACAAAGCAGATGAATTGTGTTTTTTAGACATCACTGCTTCCTCTGACAAACGAGACATTCTTTTGCATTTAGTAGAAGAGGTAGCTAACAAATTATTTATCCCTTTCACAGTTGGTGGAGGAATTCGTACCATAGATGATGTAAAAGCTGTCCTCAATAAAGGTGCAGACAAAGTATCAATCAATACAAGTGCCTTTCAAAACCCAAAACTTTTAAAAGATGCAAGTGAGATTTATGGTTCACAATGTATCGTTTGTGCAATTGATGTGAAATTCCATCCAGAAAGAAAACGATATGAAGTGTATCTGAATGGTGGTAGAGCTGAAACCGGTCGTGAAGCATTAGATTGGGGACGTGAAGCATCTGAAATGGGTGCAGGTGAAATTTTACTCACATCCATGGACAAAGATGGCACAAAAGATGGGTTTGATATTACTTTGATGAAAACTTTCACAAATAATCTATCCATTCCGATTATTGCTTCAGGTGGAGCTGGTAATCCAGAGCACATGGCGGAAGTGATTTTACGTGGAGGTGCTGATGCTGTACTTGCTGCTTCTATCTTTCATTTTGGAGAATTTTCCATCCAAGAAACAAAACAAACAATGAAAGAAATGGGTATCAAAGTAAGATTATGA
- a CDS encoding esterase/lipase family protein yields the protein MSRNKRIIGIFLFFIFSIMTFQSCLYDFYRKEFVSEKDKNEEALLLAFLGLLPNPNQKLFGFIPGNSRNLANSQFVSIDWFPKANAKKIIFVHGWNPAERDSDPITNDEKKIQNIKNTFSNGLIHYQEGRDSAKSEFDLYVYTYRTSNSILVNGRQFYATLRASFVDTDSVYIVAHSMGGLVTRVALAKETGDLPFVRLVVTLASPQYGSPFATNNFLGSNPFVNELGNYLVNTQGGQELAYTNQGNLQPVLNGATNLVLDALNDSYLKSGFNSKFISFAGVLSSCSVGETFYYNTGCTLLSNAGFTQSDGIVPVNSARIGNLSSKQINVSDCDHSMMAFQTINVDDTKSRNLFSQVITEIRNHP from the coding sequence ATGTCTCGCAATAAGCGAATCATTGGCATTTTTTTATTTTTCATATTCTCGATCATGACATTTCAATCTTGTTTGTACGATTTTTATAGGAAAGAATTTGTTTCCGAAAAAGACAAAAACGAAGAAGCGTTGTTACTTGCTTTTCTTGGACTTTTACCCAATCCCAATCAGAAATTATTTGGTTTTATTCCAGGAAATTCCAGAAATTTAGCAAATTCCCAATTTGTATCCATTGACTGGTTTCCAAAGGCGAATGCCAAAAAAATTATATTTGTCCATGGTTGGAATCCAGCAGAAAGAGATTCTGATCCGATTACAAACGATGAAAAAAAAATTCAAAATATAAAGAATACATTTTCTAATGGACTCATTCATTACCAAGAAGGAAGGGATTCTGCAAAATCAGAATTTGATTTGTATGTATATACCTATAGAACTTCTAACAGTATTTTAGTAAATGGCAGACAGTTTTATGCAACTTTGCGTGCAAGTTTTGTTGATACAGATTCTGTTTATATCGTTGCACATTCCATGGGTGGACTTGTGACTCGTGTTGCCCTTGCAAAGGAAACAGGAGATTTACCATTTGTACGTTTGGTCGTAACCCTTGCCAGCCCGCAATACGGTTCACCATTTGCGACTAATAATTTTTTGGGTTCAAATCCCTTTGTCAATGAACTTGGAAATTATTTAGTTAATACACAAGGAGGTCAGGAACTTGCGTATACCAATCAGGGCAATTTACAACCAGTTTTGAATGGAGCCACAAATCTCGTGTTAGATGCTTTAAATGATTCGTACCTTAAATCAGGTTTTAATAGTAAGTTCATTAGTTTTGCAGGGGTCTTAAGTAGCTGTAGTGTTGGCGAAACGTTTTACTATAACACAGGATGTACCCTACTATCCAATGCTGGATTTACTCAATCAGACGGTATCGTTCCTGTCAATAGCGCAAGGATTGGTAACCTCAGTAGCAAACAAATCAATGTTAGTGATTGTGATCATTCTATGATGGCATTCCAGACAATCAATGTTGATGACACAAAAAGCCGAAATTTATTTTCTCAAGTGATCACGGAAATTCGAAATCACCCTTAA
- the gatA gene encoding Asp-tRNA(Asn)/Glu-tRNA(Gln) amidotransferase subunit GatA: protein MKDIIFLTYSEIKKKLNDGSLTSQELVSAYLERIKASDSKVKAFLNLNADKILTEAKASDERRKVGKPFSEFDGIPIGIKDNICIRGEITSCSSKILENFESPYDATVITKLKEKGFVFFPRLNMDEFAMGSSTENSAFQTSKNPFDTDRIPGGSSGGSAAAVAASMLPISLGSDTGGSIRQPAALCGIWGLKPTYGRVSRYGLVAYASSLDQIGPFSNDMEGISDLLEILSGLDTKDQTTAKVDHFDSKSVNTIDWKGKKIGIMKTEDFNFSPDVNARYLEILKSLQEKGAELVALDFSLLKYAIPVYYLIATAECSSNLSRFDGIRYGLRKETTGKLEDLYSESRSAGFGKEVKRRILLGTFSLSSGYYDAYYGKAQKARVLIRKQYADFFKSVDIILQPTSPTTAFKVGEKTKDPIQMYQADILTTSVNLAGVPAISCPAGVDQNGLPIGIQLTSSHFDEVKLLSYANSLSKLDLCKITLPKEIK, encoded by the coding sequence ATGAAAGATATTATATTTCTAACTTATTCCGAGATCAAAAAAAAGCTGAATGATGGGAGTTTAACCTCACAAGAGTTAGTCTCCGCATATTTAGAGCGAATTAAAGCTAGTGATTCAAAAGTGAAAGCATTTTTGAATCTAAATGCTGACAAGATACTTACCGAAGCGAAAGCAAGTGATGAAAGAAGAAAAGTCGGTAAACCTTTCTCTGAATTCGATGGAATCCCAATCGGAATCAAAGACAATATCTGTATCAGAGGGGAAATCACTTCATGTTCTTCTAAGATTTTGGAAAATTTTGAATCTCCGTATGATGCAACAGTCATCACAAAATTAAAAGAGAAAGGTTTTGTTTTTTTCCCGAGACTGAATATGGACGAATTTGCAATGGGTTCTTCTACAGAAAACAGTGCATTCCAAACATCTAAAAACCCATTTGATACAGATCGGATTCCTGGTGGATCAAGTGGTGGTTCGGCGGCAGCAGTAGCAGCTTCCATGTTACCAATTTCACTCGGTTCAGACACAGGTGGATCGATTCGGCAACCAGCTGCACTTTGTGGAATTTGGGGCTTAAAACCTACTTATGGAAGAGTATCGCGTTATGGACTTGTTGCTTATGCATCCAGTTTAGACCAAATTGGACCTTTTTCCAATGACATGGAAGGGATTAGTGACCTATTAGAAATTTTATCAGGACTTGATACAAAAGACCAAACAACCGCTAAAGTAGATCATTTTGATTCCAAATCCGTGAATACAATTGATTGGAAAGGTAAAAAAATTGGGATCATGAAAACTGAAGATTTTAATTTTTCACCTGATGTGAATGCAAGGTATTTAGAAATTTTGAAATCATTGCAAGAAAAAGGTGCAGAGTTAGTCGCATTAGATTTTTCCCTTTTGAAATATGCAATTCCAGTATATTACTTAATCGCAACTGCAGAATGTTCTTCTAATTTAAGTCGTTTTGATGGAATACGATACGGATTACGAAAGGAAACCACTGGAAAATTAGAGGATTTATATTCAGAATCAAGAAGTGCTGGATTTGGAAAAGAAGTCAAAAGAAGGATATTACTAGGAACTTTCTCATTGAGTTCAGGTTACTATGACGCTTATTATGGTAAGGCTCAAAAAGCTAGAGTTCTCATCCGAAAACAATATGCAGATTTTTTTAAATCAGTAGATATCATTTTACAACCTACATCTCCAACAACAGCATTCAAAGTGGGAGAAAAAACAAAAGATCCCATTCAAATGTACCAAGCTGACATTCTGACAACTTCTGTTAATTTAGCAGGCGTTCCAGCGATCAGTTGCCCTGCCGGTGTTGATCAAAATGGACTTCCAATTGGAATCCAATTAACATCTTCGCATTTTGATGAAGTTAAACTACTTAGTTATGCAAATTCACTCTCCAAATTGGATCTTTGTAAGATAACATTGCCGAAAGAGATCAAATAA
- the gatC gene encoding Asp-tRNA(Asn)/Glu-tRNA(Gln) amidotransferase subunit GatC, producing MDEKELKNIANLAKLNIEDSEIAGMLSDFSRIVQYVDEIKNLDTSKVGDDEIYEQIFYELRKDLSENSLKRDDLSKIAPSYENGYVVVPKVIET from the coding sequence ATGGATGAAAAAGAATTAAAGAACATTGCTAACTTAGCAAAACTCAACATTGAAGACAGTGAAATTGCAGGTATGCTCAGTGATTTCTCGAGAATTGTACAGTATGTAGATGAAATCAAAAATCTTGATACATCGAAAGTTGGTGATGATGAGATTTATGAACAAATTTTCTATGAACTGAGAAAAGATTTAAGTGAAAACTCGCTAAAACGAGATGATTTATCAAAAATTGCTCCTTCATACGAAAATGGGTATGTCGTTGTTCCAAAGGTGATTGAAACATGA
- a CDS encoding sodium:solute symporter family protein, with the protein MNSFHILDYLFFLFPFFIIFFILYRFRAKNNSTKEYFQAEGSLNWFVAGTAMVATTFAADTPLAVTEIIRTQGISGNWIWWYMAVGGFVTVFFFSKLWKRSGASTDLELIQIRYSGKEAEFLRGFKAFVIGLLLNLVILGWVNLAMLKIIPVFFPSINSSLVLVFLLLFGVIYTAIAGLRGISYIDVFQFFLAWIGCILFAYFALQLPSIGGLENLKSQLPKDKILFFPNGDHGSLPWDHFLILLTVLWWSSWYPGSEPGGGGYIAQRILATKNESAALKGSLWFVIAHYFVRPWPWILVALVSIVLYPNLSEIESGKGFLMVLQEGMPNGMKGLMLSAFLAAYLSTLATHLNWGASYLVNDLWKPFTNGKKSDSYFVKISYLIQLLTAVFSFFLAVYGMETIKGAWVFLLEASSGIGFVLIVRWYFWRISAWTEILALILSPILYIVYSHLLQFPFPYSILYTSISSAMILLLSTYVLPNTKKEILYSFYETTKPPHFFWRGFFSENPEYKQSFYHNHIIMSLIGTVFGLCFVFGGLYTIQCLFWKEGEIKFGILFFLIGLLGLIFSVQKIQSKSRP; encoded by the coding sequence ATGAATTCATTTCATATCTTAGATTATCTCTTTTTCCTTTTTCCTTTTTTCATTATATTTTTCATTCTGTATCGTTTCCGAGCTAAAAACAATTCCACAAAAGAATATTTCCAAGCCGAAGGAAGTTTAAATTGGTTTGTTGCGGGAACTGCCATGGTTGCAACAACCTTTGCGGCTGACACACCTCTTGCCGTAACAGAGATTATTCGAACCCAAGGAATATCAGGAAATTGGATTTGGTGGTATATGGCTGTTGGTGGGTTTGTTACTGTATTTTTCTTTTCCAAACTTTGGAAACGTTCAGGAGCAAGCACTGACTTAGAACTCATTCAAATTCGTTATAGTGGTAAGGAAGCTGAATTTTTAAGAGGATTTAAAGCATTTGTCATTGGTTTACTTCTAAATTTAGTGATCCTTGGTTGGGTAAACCTAGCCATGTTAAAAATCATACCTGTTTTTTTTCCAAGTATCAATTCGTCACTTGTATTAGTATTTTTATTGTTATTCGGTGTCATTTATACCGCCATTGCTGGATTACGCGGAATTTCCTATATTGATGTTTTTCAATTTTTTCTAGCGTGGATTGGATGTATCCTGTTTGCCTATTTTGCACTCCAACTTCCTTCGATAGGTGGTTTGGAAAATTTAAAATCACAATTACCGAAGGACAAAATCCTATTTTTCCCCAACGGGGATCATGGATCACTCCCTTGGGATCATTTTTTGATCCTACTAACAGTACTTTGGTGGTCAAGCTGGTATCCTGGATCTGAACCGGGAGGTGGAGGTTACATTGCACAAAGAATCCTTGCTACCAAAAATGAATCAGCAGCGCTAAAGGGTAGTTTATGGTTTGTGATTGCTCATTATTTTGTTAGACCTTGGCCATGGATTTTAGTAGCACTTGTTTCCATTGTCTTATACCCAAATTTATCAGAGATAGAAAGTGGTAAAGGTTTCCTCATGGTTTTACAAGAAGGAATGCCAAATGGAATGAAAGGATTAATGCTAAGTGCCTTTTTGGCTGCTTATTTATCCACTTTAGCAACTCATTTGAATTGGGGTGCTTCTTATTTAGTGAATGATTTGTGGAAACCATTTACGAATGGAAAAAAGTCCGATTCTTATTTTGTAAAAATTTCTTATCTCATACAACTCCTAACGGCAGTATTTTCGTTTTTTCTCGCGGTATATGGAATGGAAACCATTAAAGGTGCTTGGGTATTTTTACTTGAAGCTTCTTCAGGTATTGGATTTGTATTGATTGTTAGATGGTATTTTTGGCGAATTTCAGCTTGGACTGAAATTTTAGCACTGATACTTTCTCCCATTTTATATATTGTTTATTCACATTTACTACAATTTCCATTCCCTTATTCTATCCTATACACTTCCATAAGTTCCGCGATGATCTTACTTCTTTCCACTTATGTATTACCCAATACAAAAAAGGAAATCTTGTATTCATTTTACGAAACAACAAAACCTCCACATTTTTTTTGGAGGGGATTTTTCAGTGAAAATCCAGAATACAAACAAAGTTTTTATCATAACCATATTATCATGTCTCTTATTGGAACAGTATTTGGATTGTGTTTTGTATTTGGTGGACTCTATACGATTCAGTGTCTTTTTTGGAAAGAAGGAGAAATCAAATTTGGAATCTTGTTTTTTCTGATTGGATTACTTGGACTCATTTTTTCCGTTCAAAAAATTCAGTCTAAATCCAGACCTTAA
- a CDS encoding acetylxylan esterase: MPQTVSFDECFQTIPKLDPPSDLDSFWKSGIGELKKVPIKATYKTVLKGSFIWESLNDISFQSIDNHVLHGKLAIPRKRGDRPVVVYFHDYLAIPEEIQKGYSDLGVAQLHITLRGHGEEMIQIPVDPATGKSPIGWTPNYFAHGLDQKEEFYMRKLYLDVIRTIEFLRLSDGIDGDQIILHGKSLGSALAVFGAAYSDRIKGLILETPSFCYIDKEQMSLKGNPWVRELTPFFEKRATKKIDYKKELSYFDAMNFAKKIKIPALFSCGMEDQISHPKSTFALFNHMNCDKRMQLYPTEGNEAGKEKQPQANLEFVKEIFAL, from the coding sequence ATGCCACAAACCGTTAGTTTTGACGAATGTTTTCAAACAATTCCAAAACTAGATCCACCAAGTGATTTGGATAGTTTTTGGAAATCAGGGATTGGGGAACTTAAAAAAGTTCCGATCAAAGCTACATATAAAACAGTCTTAAAAGGTTCTTTCATTTGGGAATCTTTGAATGATATTAGTTTCCAAAGCATCGACAATCATGTGTTACATGGAAAATTAGCAATTCCAAGAAAACGTGGAGATCGTCCTGTAGTTGTTTATTTTCACGATTACCTTGCAATTCCTGAGGAAATCCAAAAAGGATATTCTGATTTGGGTGTCGCCCAACTTCATATCACATTACGTGGACATGGCGAAGAAATGATCCAGATTCCAGTGGATCCGGCAACTGGTAAATCCCCGATTGGTTGGACTCCCAATTATTTTGCCCATGGCCTTGACCAAAAAGAAGAGTTTTATATGAGAAAACTCTATTTAGATGTGATACGTACGATAGAATTTCTAAGACTTTCTGATGGAATCGATGGTGATCAAATCATTCTCCATGGTAAATCACTGGGATCCGCCTTGGCTGTGTTTGGTGCGGCTTATTCGGATCGAATCAAAGGACTCATTTTAGAAACACCTTCATTTTGTTATATTGATAAGGAACAAATGTCCTTAAAAGGAAATCCTTGGGTGCGAGAACTCACTCCATTTTTTGAGAAACGAGCCACGAAAAAAATCGATTACAAAAAAGAATTATCTTATTTTGATGCGATGAATTTTGCAAAAAAAATAAAAATTCCTGCTCTATTTTCTTGTGGAATGGAAGACCAAATCTCCCATCCAAAATCAACATTTGCACTTTTTAATCATATGAACTGTGATAAACGAATGCAGTTATATCCAACAGAAGGAAACGAAGCTGGAAAAGAAAAACAACCACAAGCGAATTTAGAATTCGTAAAAGAAATTTTTGCCTTATGA
- the folD gene encoding bifunctional methylenetetrahydrofolate dehydrogenase/methenyltetrahydrofolate cyclohydrolase FolD: MKSSILLDGKAISEKIRNRIQETLAKAKAEGKGIPTLATILVGNNPASETYVNMKVKACEKVGMNSRYIRLKEETTTEELLDEIRKLNSDPSINGILLQHPVPHQIDERKAFDAIALEKDVDGVTTVSFGNLSMNSEAYYPCTPYGMVLLLQEYGIDVTGKHAVVVGRSPILGKPMAIMLTNLNATVTLCHSKTKDLPELVKQADIIVGAVGKPEFIKADWIKDGAVILDAGYNVGNVGDIEVSKAKDKSSYYTPVPGGVGPMTISVLLLQTMYSFLGQFSPKLDSHATNR; this comes from the coding sequence ATGAAATCTAGCATCCTATTAGACGGTAAAGCGATTTCCGAAAAAATCCGAAATCGAATCCAAGAAACATTAGCAAAAGCGAAAGCAGAAGGTAAGGGAATTCCTACCCTTGCCACCATCCTTGTTGGGAATAACCCTGCATCCGAAACCTATGTCAATATGAAGGTGAAAGCCTGTGAAAAAGTAGGAATGAATTCGCGTTACATTCGTTTGAAAGAAGAAACTACCACCGAAGAGCTCTTAGACGAAATTCGTAAATTAAATTCTGATCCATCGATCAATGGGATTTTATTACAACACCCAGTTCCCCATCAAATTGATGAACGTAAGGCTTTTGATGCAATTGCATTAGAAAAAGATGTAGATGGTGTGACAACGGTTTCCTTTGGAAATTTATCTATGAATAGTGAGGCTTACTATCCGTGCACTCCGTACGGTATGGTTCTACTTTTGCAAGAATATGGAATTGATGTTACAGGGAAACATGCAGTGGTTGTAGGAAGATCACCAATTTTAGGGAAACCTATGGCGATTATGTTAACCAATTTGAATGCTACTGTCACCCTTTGCCATTCCAAAACGAAAGATCTTCCTGAACTAGTCAAACAAGCTGATATCATTGTAGGTGCTGTAGGAAAACCAGAATTCATTAAAGCGGATTGGATAAAAGATGGTGCAGTGATTTTGGATGCTGGCTATAACGTTGGTAATGTGGGGGATATCGAAGTTTCAAAAGCAAAAGATAAATCTTCCTACTACACTCCAGTTCCTGGTGGTGTGGGCCCAATGACAATTTCCGTTCTTCTTTTACAAACCATGTATAGTTTTTTAGGTCAATTTTCTCCTAAGTTGGATTCTCATGCCACAAACCGTTAG
- the cysS gene encoding cysteine--tRNA ligase, whose amino-acid sequence MIPFVFLNTKSGKKEPFVPKDPNSVSIYSCGPTVYNFAHIGNIRSFLFVDILRRSLLLGGYKLNQSMNITDIDDKIINESIKRNISVEEFTKPWTEAFFKDLSTLQVQTLEHYPKATESIEDMVSLVETLQSNGLVYEREGNVYFSIQKFNRYGELSKIDVSGMKSGVRYDADEYEKDDVRDFVLWKNQKTKDEKCWHTRLGTGRPGWHLECSAMIRKIYGSGIDIHTGGIDLLFPHHENEFAQTTGAYPNEEFVGTWLHCEHLLVDGEKMSKSKGNFYTLRDILEKGYEPRVIRFHLISAHYRSKLNFSLAKLEESKVSLDRIQNTIFRLLDTGNLWNLIPKAGENLIFSLPEIAKLNDDFLNALADDLNIPKALAILHELVRIVNQTLDQTKKESTDLFTKETLRLFLKMNDLFAVFSFEKPKADLDGISEDWILEQIENRKLAKQNKDFVTADNIRKELENKGILLADTKEGITTWKKAP is encoded by the coding sequence TTGATTCCTTTTGTCTTTTTAAATACAAAATCTGGAAAAAAAGAACCTTTTGTACCCAAGGATCCTAACTCTGTTTCCATCTATTCTTGTGGTCCAACTGTTTATAATTTTGCACATATTGGGAATATAAGATCATTTTTATTCGTAGATATTTTGCGTCGTTCCCTTCTGTTAGGTGGCTATAAGTTAAATCAGTCAATGAATATCACTGACATTGATGATAAAATCATTAATGAATCTATAAAACGTAACATCAGTGTGGAAGAGTTTACAAAACCTTGGACAGAAGCGTTTTTTAAGGATTTATCAACATTACAAGTTCAAACTCTGGAACATTATCCCAAAGCGACTGAATCGATTGAAGATATGGTGTCTCTTGTCGAAACTTTACAATCGAATGGATTAGTTTATGAACGAGAAGGGAATGTCTATTTTTCCATTCAGAAGTTCAATCGATATGGTGAGTTGTCAAAAATCGATGTATCTGGAATGAAATCTGGTGTTCGTTATGATGCGGATGAATACGAGAAAGACGATGTTAGAGATTTCGTATTGTGGAAAAACCAGAAAACAAAAGACGAAAAATGTTGGCATACTCGTTTAGGTACGGGCAGGCCTGGTTGGCACCTAGAATGTTCTGCCATGATTCGCAAAATTTATGGTTCCGGGATAGACATTCATACTGGTGGAATTGATTTACTCTTCCCTCACCATGAAAATGAATTCGCACAAACTACAGGGGCCTATCCAAATGAAGAGTTTGTAGGAACATGGCTTCACTGCGAACACTTATTAGTTGATGGAGAGAAGATGTCAAAAAGTAAGGGAAATTTTTATACCTTACGAGATATTCTAGAAAAAGGATACGAACCAAGAGTCATTCGTTTTCATTTAATATCAGCTCATTATAGAAGTAAGTTGAATTTTTCTTTGGCGAAATTGGAAGAATCCAAAGTTTCTTTAGACAGAATACAAAATACAATATTTCGATTATTGGATACTGGCAACTTATGGAATTTAATTCCAAAAGCTGGAGAAAATTTGATTTTTTCCCTTCCTGAAATCGCAAAACTCAATGATGACTTTTTAAATGCTTTAGCAGATGATCTCAATATCCCTAAGGCGCTTGCGATTCTTCATGAACTCGTGCGAATTGTAAACCAAACTCTAGATCAAACTAAAAAAGAAAGTACGGATCTTTTTACTAAAGAGACCCTTCGTTTGTTTTTGAAAATGAATGATCTATTCGCGGTATTCTCATTTGAAAAACCAAAGGCAGATTTAGATGGAATTTCTGAAGACTGGATTTTGGAACAAATTGAAAATCGAAAATTGGCAAAACAGAATAAAGATTTTGTTACTGCTGACAATATACGAAAAGAGTTGGAAAACAAAGGCATCCTTCTCGCTGACACAAAAGAAGGAATCACAACATGGAAAAAAGCCCCGTAG